A single region of the Rhizophagus irregularis chromosome 27, complete sequence genome encodes:
- a CDS encoding uncharacterized protein (SECRETED:cutsite_VSS-IP; SECRETED:prob_0.7883); SECRETED:SignalP(1-19), with amino-acid sequence MITKRAILILFLFAALVSSIPHPNLQKREKLGFVATVLFNENDIKGVATFTQFSSKVCRATVQFNTGFTSSNDDIYTFKAGNHDITPNNFIVKPPGIAAFRKDFTNFKCNSLVGKKFTVKRGNKVIGEEEIKEA; translated from the coding sequence atgatCACTAAAAGAGCCATTTTGATCCTTTTCCTTTTCGCTGCGCTCGTTTCTTCTATTCCACATCCTAACCTTCAAAAACGAGAGAAACTTGGATTCGTTGCTActgtattatttaatgaaaatgacATTAAAGGAGTAGCAACATTTACTCAATTTAGCTCTAAAGTTTGTAGAGCTACAGTCCAATTTAATACAGGATTCACTTCATCTAATGATGACATCTATACTTTCAAAGCCGGTAATCATGATATCACCcccaataattttattgttaaaccTCCTGGTATTGCAGCATTTAGAAAAGATTTTACTAATTTCAAATGTAATTCTCTTGTTGGTAAAAAGTTTACTGTTAAACGTGGTAATAAAGTAATTGGTGaggaagaaattaaagaagcaTAA